A part of Neovison vison isolate M4711 chromosome 6, ASM_NN_V1, whole genome shotgun sequence genomic DNA contains:
- the LOC122909997 gene encoding keratin-associated protein 6-3-like: protein MVATVIGIAVATAKPTIALAPIAVAVLSCGVRKDGAEEEDTYLSFEYHYLHKVFYIALVVGVGSHGTTSTTNTMCGSYYGGCGYGRCGYGGCGYGGCGYGGCGYGGCGYGGCGYGGCGYGGCGYGGCGYGGLGCGYGSSYGCGFRTLGCGSGCGSGCGYGYRSNSLCGYGCGSGYSSGFGCY, encoded by the exons ATGGTAGCCACAGTCATAGGCATAGCTGTAGCCACGGCCAAGCCCACCATAGCCTTAGCCCCCATAGCAGTTGCTGTACTAAGTTGTGGTGTCAGGAAGGATGGTGCAGAAGAGGAAGATACTTACCTGAGTTTCGAATATCACTATCTTCATAAGGTCTTTTATATAGCCTTAGTAGTAGGTGTGGGAAGTCATGG GACAACCTCAACAACCAACACCATGTGTGGCAGCTACTACGGAGGCTGTGGCTACGGACGCTGTGGCTATGGGGGCTGTGGCTACGGAGGCTGTGGCTATGGAGGCTGTGGCTACGGAGGCTGTGGCTACGGAGGCTGTGGCTATGGAGGCTGTGGCTATGGAGGCTGTGGCTACGGAGGATGTGGCTACGGAGGCCTGGGCTGTGGCTATGGCTCCAGTTATGGCTGTGGCTTCCGCACCCTGGGCTGTGGCTCTGGCTGTGGTTCTGGCTGTGGCTACGGATATCGCTCCAACTCTCTCTGTGGCTATGGATGTGGCTCTGGCTACAGCTCCGGCTTTGGCTGCTACTAA